The Phragmitibacter flavus nucleotide sequence TCTTCTCGGACTTTTTGACTCATCGGCATGGGTATGGGTTGCCGGTGTCATCCTTTTTGAGTCAACGACCTTTTTTCCTCCGCCCATCCACCCCGCCCCCGGTGTCAAAATTTTTGAGGCAACAGGGGGGCTTTTGGAGTGCGACAATCTTCGTCGCTTTGGCCTAAACAAGTGTGTTATACCATTCAGCCTTTTGAAATTTGCGGAATTGAGGCAAGGATTTAGCCAGGGCTTGGTTGCCTCACGAGATTAGGGCGCCCTTACAGGGCTTAAACCCAGGGGCAACGGGACCCAGGGCGCTGCCCTGGGCTACGATAGGATGCCCCTTTGGGGCGAAAGTTCCGATGATTTAAACAGTGAAATGGGATTAGATCCAAAGCGGTGCAAAGCACCGCACTCCAAAAAAATGACTAGGGGCCGATCAGGACGATTGGACCTTCGCCTTTGGGGACCCCGCCTTCGCGCTCAATGCTGAGGGCAAACTTGGTGGCCTCGCTGATGATGTCGATGGGCTTGAATTCGATTTTGGCAAATCCATTGGCGTCCAGACGAACGACGCCGGCATCAACAGGATCCTTTTTCTTCGGATCGACGACCCAGAGCTGGTAATCCTTGTTGGCTTGAACCGGAGGCATTTTTTCGAGTTTGAGAATGCCTTCCTGTTTTTCGGCATTCCAAACCACGACAGCAACGCCCTCCTGGAATTCGGTCACGGTGCTTTGCAGTGTGGCGATCTCCATCTTGGCCAAAGCCGTCTTTTGTTTCCACTTGGCGAGTTCGTTGGTGATTCCTTCGAGTTGTTCGCGAGCCTTGGCTTCGTTGGTGGCGATGTTGTTGACGTCTTTTTGGAGACGGTCGCGCTCGGACCACAACCAGGAGGTGGTGACGGCAAACGCGGCAGCCAGGCCCCATGAAAGAATGGACCAGGCGGCAGACGTAAAAGGTGGATCGTCGGAACCACCTTCGTTGTCGGGCTCGTCGGTGTTCGTGGGTTTGGTGATCTCTTCGAAAATTCGCGATTTGATGCTATCGGGAGGAGCAACCGGAGTGACCAGTCGACCGAAGTCGGCGGCAGTCTGGGCAAGTTCGTCGAATTCGCGACGCAACTCGGCATTGGCTGCCATGGCTTGTTCGAAGGCTTGAGCCTCTTCGGGCAGGAGGGCACCGAGAGCATGGAGGGCGGCGAGAGTTTGTTGTTCTTCAGTCATCTTCGCCTCCTTTCATGAGGTCGCGCAGGCGCAGCATGCCGCGACGGATGTTGGTCTTGACGGTGCCAAGTGGCATGTCGAGTTTCTGGGCAATGGTTTCGTGAGTTTCGCCGCTGAGGAAAGCAAATTCGATGAGGCGGCGTTGTTGTTCGGGTAGCAGATGGAGGGCGTTGCGCAGCAGAGAGGCGCGTTCGTGAAGGCCGATTTCGTGATTGATGGGGGAGGCGGGCGTGGGGGTGACGATGGCCTGTTCCAGGGCGACGGCTTCGGAGGCTTTGGCGCGGCGGCCCCGGGCGCGAAGCTTGTCGATGGCCTTGTTGCGGAAGATCATCACTGCCCAGGTGAAGGCCTTGCTTTTGTTGGAGTCGTAGGAGGAGGCTTTCTGCCAGAGGTAGACGAAGCCATCCTGGAGGGTGTCTTCGGCGTCCTTTTCATCGCCGAGAATCTGGCGAAGCAGGCCGAAGAGGGGGGGCGACATCCGGTCGTAGAGCTTTCCGAACGCCTTGGCATCTCCCTTGCCTGCTTTGTGCAGGAGGGACTCGTCAGATTCTAAAACTGGAATCAGATCAGATGCCATGGATGAAATGGGGAGCACACGGGGGGCACAAACGTGGCTGATGTATTCAGGAGCCGCATCAGCACGAGTTTGCCACGCGAGAATACGCGGGAAACTGTTGATGCAAAGCATTGTCACATCTTTTTTTGCGTTTTCCTTGGGCATCCAGATTCAATATCTCTTCAATCGTAGCATGAGGGGGAGGGTGGATGTTGATTCGGAGTTGAGAGCGACTGAAAGGCCCGGGACGGACCTTCTACTTTGGGCTGAATCGAGGACGGGCTTTACCTTTTTGCAGGAGCGGCTACTTTCCCGGCCCGTTTTTTATTCTGTCATGTCTGCCAACGTTCCTGCTCCTACTTCCGCTCAGATTCGTCAATCGTTCCTCGAATTCTTCAAGGAGAAGCAGCACACGATTGTGCCGAGTGACAATGTTGGCTACACGAGCCGGGATGGGGCGCGGATTTTTACCAATGCGGGGATGAATCAGTTTGTGCCGATTTTCCTGGGTGAGCGGCATGCAGATGTGGACACCTGGCCGGGCGTGTTGAGCAAGGGATTGCCGACGCGGGCGGCGGACACGCAGAAATGCATTCGCGCGGGCGGCAAACACAACGATTTGGAGGATGTGGGGCTGGACACGTATCACCACACGTTTTTTGAGATGTTGGGGAACTGGAGTTTTGGGGACTACTTTAAGAAGGAGGCGATCGACTGGGCATGGGAGCTGGTGATTGAGCGTTGGAAGTTTCCGGCGACGCGGGTGTATGCCACGATTTACCAACCGGACAAGGCAAAGGGCGATCCGGCAGAGCGCGATGAGGAGGCCTGGGGATATTGGGCGGAGAAGTTTCGCAGCGTGGGGCTGGATCCGGAGATCCATATCGTCAACGGCAACAAGAAGGACAATTTTTGGATGATGGCGGACACGGGTCCGTGTGGTCCTTGCACGGAGATCCACGTGGATTTGACGCCGGGTCCGATTGAGTTGGATGTCGATCGGCAGAAGGCCGGGGCGTTGCTGGTGAATGGCAGTGATGCGAGCTGCATTGAGATCTGGAACAACGTGTTCATTGAGTTCAATGCGAATGCGGACGGGACGTTCAGCAAATTGCCGGCGCAGCATGTGGACACGGGAATGGGGTTTGAGCGGGTGACGAGCATTATTCAAGGGACGAAAAATTTCACGGATTTTGAGAACGCGAAGATTAGCAATTACGACACGGATGTGTTCAAGCCGATTTTTGATGAGTTGTCACGCATGAGCGGCAAGACCTATCAGAGCACTTTGCCAAAAGCGGGCAGCACGGGGGAGACGGAGCAGGAGAAAATTGATGTGGCGTTTCGGGTGATTGCAGATCACATCCGGACCTTGAGCTTTGCGATTGCGGATGGCATTCAGCCGGGGTCGTCGGATCGGAATTACACGTTGCGACGGATTTTGCGTCGCGCGGTGAAGTATGGTCGCACGCTTGGGTTTACGGAGCCGTTCTTTTACAAATTGGTGGATGTTTTGGTGAAGCACATGGGGGAGGTGTTCCCGGAGATCCGCGTGAAGCAGGAGCAGGTGAAGGCGGTGTTGAAGATGGAGGAGGAGAGCTTCAACCGGACGTTGGATAAGGGGATGGTTTTGTTTGAGGAGGAAGTTTACCCTCGGGCGTTGTTTCAGGCGTTTACAGAGATCGGTATGCAGATGACACGTCCGGGTAAGAACACAATGATGTCCAAAGAGGACTGGGACATGTTCGCCATCAGTAAAAAACAGGGGCCAATTGAGAAGTGGACTGGAGAAGACTTTAGAAATGGTGCTTGGCGGAAGTATGAAGTGTCTCCCTCTGTGAGTGGAGAAGATGCTTTTAAAATGTATGACACATATGGTTTTCCACTGGATCTGACGGAGTTGCTGGCTCGTGAGCGCGGTTTGAAGGTGGACACGAAAGGCTTTGAAGGATTCATGACCAAGCAGCGGGAGATGGCCAAGGCGGCGATCAAAAAGAACGTGGTTTCGCTCAGTGAAATCGAGACGAAGGAGCCGACGAAGTTTGTGGGTTATGATTTGATGGAGACGTCGGCGAAGGTGTTGGAAGTGGTGTCGGTGAATGACAAGACGGCGGTGGTGCTGGATGCTTCGACGGCTTATGCGGAGATGGGTGGTCAGGTCGGCGACAGTGGAGAGATCATCGTGGGAGCGAATACGTTCCCGGTGACGGCTACTTCGAAGGTGGGCAACACGTGGTTGCATTTCCTCAGCGGGGAAGATGTGCCGGTGGTGGGGACTGAGGTGACGTTTAAGGTGGATGCGGCGCGTCGGCATGCGATTGAGCGTCATCATACGGTGACTCACTTGTTGCACTGGGCCTTGCATGAGGTGGTCAACAAAGAGGCAACACAGAAGGGGTCTTCGGTGACGCCGGACAAGCTGACGTTTGACTTCAACAATGCAGCGTTGACGGCGGGTCAACTGGCGGACATTGAGCGGTTGGTGAATGAGCGGATTGTGGCGAACGATGTGGTTTCTTGGAGCGAGGTTCCTTATGCGGAAGTGAAGTCGAACACGGGCATCATGCAGTTGTTTGGCGAGAAGTATGGCGACAAGGTGCGCGTGGTGCAGATCGGCGGCGCGGCGCATGCTTTGAATGGTTACAGCATGGAGCTTTGCGGGGGAACCCACACGCGGGCGACGGGTGAGATCGGCTTGTTCCGATTGATGGGCGAGGGCGCGGTGGCTGCGGGGGTTCGGCGGATTGAGGCAGTGGCGGGATTGCCGGCGGATGAGGCGGCGAGAGCGGGTGCGGATTTATTGAAGCTGCTGGCGGGCAAGGTGACGGCGCAGGGATCGGCGGATTTGGAGAAGAAGATTGTGGCGTTGCTGGAGCATCAGAAGGCGCTTGAGAAAGGGCTGAAGGCGGCGCAACAGCGTGAGGCTTCGGGTCGTGCGAAAGAGCTTTTGAGTGGTGCGATCAATGGCGAGGCGATCATCGCGAATCTGGGCGATGTGGACGGAGATTATGTAATGGCGGTGGCGGAAGCGTTGAAGAGTTTGTTCACGGGCGCGGTGGTGCTGGGCGCGGCTCAAGGCGGGAATGTGGTGCTGATGGCGACGGTGTCGAAGGAGCTGCAGGGGAAGGTTCAGGCGGGCAAGATCATTCAGTCGATTGCGCCGATTGTGGGTGGCAAGGGCGGTGGCAAACCGGACTTCGCACGTGGCGGTGGCAAAGAGGTGGCGAAGCTGGACGAGGCGTTGGTGGAGGCGAGAAGGTTTGTCGGTGTGTGAGTTTTTTGACGTCAGAGAACACGGAGGGACGCAGATGATTATCTGTGCTGATCTGTGGCTATCTGTGAAAATCCGTGCATGAATTTTTTTGCACAGATGCCCACAGATACCCACAGATTTACACAGATGGGTGTAAATGAGGACTGGGCGTTGACGGAGACGGTGGGTTGTGGTTGATGGTCTCGCATGAGTGAGACTGCGACGATGGAACTTGAACCGGCGATTGGCATCATTGGGGGCAGCGGGTTGTATGACCTTGACGGTTTTTCGGATCGGGAGGAATTGGAGGTGGAGACGCCGTTCGGGATGCCGTCCGACAAGATTGTCAGCGGGATGTTTGCGGGTCGGCGGGGGTTCTTTTTGCCGAGGCATGGCAAGGGGCATCGGATTCTGCCAACGGAGCTGAATCATCGGGCGAACATTTATGCGCTGAGGTCGCTGGGGGGGCGGGTTGTGATTGCGGGGACAGCGGTGGGAAGTCTGAAGGAGCATTACCATCCACGCGACATCATTTTGCCGGATCAGTATTTTGACCGGACGTCGCGACGGGAACATCACACGTTTTTTGGAAAAGGGATGGTGGCGCATGTGACGTTTGCGGATCCGGTGAGCGAGGGACTGCGGCGGTTGCTGTTGGAGGAATCGGAGAAGTCGGGCGCGACGGTGCATGATGGCGGGACTTATGTGTGCATGGATGGACCGGCGTTTTCGACGCGGGCGGAGTCGAATGCGAACCGTCAGCTGGGGTTTGATGTGATCGGGATGACCAATTTGCCGGAGGCGAAGCTGGCGCGGGAGGCGGAGATGGCGTTGGCGACTTTGGCGATGGTGACGGACTATGATTGCTGGAAAGTGGAGGAGGAGCCGGTGACGATTGAGGTGGTGATCAGTCACTTGATGGCCAATGCGCTGCGGGCGAAGGAGATTCTGGCTCGGGTGATTCCGCGCATCCCCACGGTGGCGGACTGGCCGGAGCACCGGGCGCTGGAGAATGCGATCATCACGGACAAGTCATTGTGGCCAAAAGAGACGGTGGAGTCGTTGCGGGCGATCGTGGGGAGGTTTTTAACCACAGCCGAGCGTAGCGAGACAGCCAGCTGAAAGCTGCCCCGAAGGGGTGAGCGAAGCGAAGCAAATGGACACGAATAAACACGAATTTTTGATCTGAGGTTATCTGTGGAAATCTGAGTTCATCTGTGTTTGAAGAGGAAGAAAGAGAAGCTGTTTTTTTAGGCAGATGGGCTTGGATGAACGCAGATGGGCTCAGACGGAGGAAGCTCAAGTGAGGTTTTTGTGAGGGTTTGGGCTTTTGGTTGATAATTCCTGCTTTTCAACGGGAGCGATTCGCTTAGGGTAGCGGCGCTCTTCGGCAAATTTTTCCCCATTCAACATTGTGATCAACAAACGCATGTATTTATCCCTCTGGTTCGGCGTGATGCTCGCGAGCGGGCAGACAGGCTGCTCAACAGCCGATCAAAGCGCCATGTCGCGCCCACCCATGATGCCTCAGCGGCCAATGGTTCAGCAGCAACCGCAGCCGCAGGGTCCTGGTTATCAGCGTGGATTGCGCAATCCGGATTATTTGCAGATTCCGAAGGTTCCGCCTCCGGGGGCACGGGTGAGTTACAACGGGGTGAACATTACGGCTCCGTTTGTGGCGATGACGTTTGATGATGGTCCGCATCCGGTGCATACGCCGCGTTTGCTGAACATGCTGAGGGAGCGCAACATCAAGGCGACGTTTTATGTGATTGGGCGCAGTGCGCAGGCGCATCCCAACATCATTCGCCGGATTTTGGCGGAGGGTCATGAGATCGGCAATCACACGTGGGACCACCCTTCCTTGAGTTCCATTTCGGAGTTGAAGGCGCGCGAGCAGTTGACGAAGTCGGCGCGGGCGATCACGGCGATGACGGGGTATCACATGCGCACCATGAGGCCGCCGTATGGGGCGACAAACCAGTATATCAAGGAATGGATTCATCGGGATTATGGGTATCCGACGATCATGTGGACGGTGGATCCAATGGATTGGAAGCGTCCGGGTGCTTCGGTGGTGACGAGCCGGATTTTGGCAGGTGCCCGTCCGGGGGCGATCATCCTGGCGCATGACATCCATCAGGCGACGATTGATGCGATGCCGAACACGTTCGATGGATTGCTGTCGCGCGGATACAAGTTCGTGACGGTGAGCCAGTTGTTGAACATGGAGATGCGTCCGGTGGCTTCTGCTCCTGCTCCGATGGAGGGACCGGTTGCTCCGACTTCGATGCCTTCCATTCCCGGACCTTTGTCGCCAACACAGGGAATGGGGCCGGGCAGTCCGCCGTCTCTGATGCTGCCTCCCGGGACCTGAGTCGAGTTGAGTTGAGTTGTTTTGTGTGAAGGTTTTGGTTTCTTCGGAATCGCGACGGCATGATTGGCAAAGATTATTTTGATGTTCGATCCCGCTTGATGGCGGTGCTGGAGGATTTGGGATCGCTTGCCAAAGAGGTCGGCGCGGAGACGCGTCAGATGTCGGTGATGGACAACCTCAGCCATAGTTTACGCGATCCGTTCGTGTTTGTGGTGACGGGTGAGGTGAACGTTGGCAAGTCGACGTTCTTGAATGCGCTGTTTGGCGAGGAATTTTGTCGCACAGGGGTCATGCCGACGACCGACAAGATTCATTTTTTCAAGCATGGCACCAAGCTCAAGCGGGTGCCCATCAGTGACACGCTGGAGGAGGTGCATGTTCCGGCGGATTTTTTGAAGGATTTCCATGTGGTGGATACTCCGGGGACCAACTCGATTGAGAGCGAGCACCAGGAGATCACCGAGCGGTTCATGCCGTCGGCCGACATGGTGATTTTTGTGTTCTCGGCGATGAATCCGTGGGGGGCCTCGGCCTGGCAGTTTTTGGAGAAGGTGCATCGGACCTGGATGCGCAATGTGGTGTTTGTGCTGCAGCAGTGTGATTTGCGGGCACCGGAGGAGCTGGAGGCGATCCAGTCGTATATGAAACAGCTTTGCAAACAGCGTTTTGGACGGGAGTTCGTGCTGTTTCCAGTGTCGGGGAAGAAGGCGTTTTTGGCGCGCAGTTCGGGATTGGATCGGGAACGGTTGCTGGCGGAGAGCGGGTTCACGGCCTTGGAGGAGCACATTTCGAAGAGCATCGGATCGGCGGGATCGCGGGTGGGCAAGCTGGGGATGGCAATGAAGATCGCGCAGGACATTTTGGTTTCGTTGAAAAAGCTGGTGGGTGGTCGCGATGAGGAGCAGGAGGAGCGGAAGCGAATTCTGAAGGGGCTGGAGCACAGTTTGAGCAGTGTGCAGGCGCGCACGCAGGCGAAGTTTGGTCCGACACTGGAGGGCACGGTGAGTGATTTTTCGCAGGCTTCAGCGGGATTGGTGAATCGACTGCGTGAGGGACATGTGCCGGGCAACGCGTTGGCTTATTTCTTTTCCAAAAAGACTTGGTCGACGGATGGGATGGAGCAGAAGTTGATTGAGGAGGCGTTGTCGACGGGAACGAAGCGCTGGGAGCATGCGGCGTTGATTTTGGAGGATGATGTGGAGCATTCGTCGATGCAGTTTGGCACGGCGGTGCGGGATCGGCTGAAGGTCGAGCTGCCGGAGACGGGCTTGAAGCCGGAGCCAGCTTTTTGGGACGCCCACAAACGGCGGTTTAAAGAACGGCTCGAGGAGTTGCACCGGGAGATCGCGCGAGGGTTGAAGTTGGAGTCGCTGTTGCAGCCGGGTTGGCAGGAGAGCAGTCGGCTGGCGTTTTTCGCGGTATTGGCGGCGGTGTTGTTGGTGATGGGCGGCGGCGCGCTGGGCGGACTGGCACCACGGCTGGCAAATGAATCTTTGGATGCGGATGGTTGGAAGATGGTGGGCGCGGCACTGGCGCTGGTTGGCGCGGTGGTGGGATGGGTGTTGTGGAAGAAATCGGGTGCCAAGTTGCTGAAGTTGACGACGGCGGTTGATGAGAAACTTGCTCTAGCGAAAAAGGAACTGCGCGAGAAGCTGGAAGTGCATTTGGGGGATGAACTGCGGGTCGTTTATGCGCATTTTGACGGAGTGCTGCAACCGGCGCGGTCGAAACTGAATGAGCAGGAGTCGCGTCACAATGGTTTGCAGCAACAGGTCAAGGACATGTCGGCGAAGCTGGAGAAGCTGAACAAGGATCACAAGGCGTTGTCGGCACCGCGCAAGGATTGAGAGTTGGGATCGGTGCCTGACGGCTTGATCGAGTCAGAAACAGAGATGAGTTGTCCTGGATGATTTCGTGTGAGAAGCGCAAAAGAGTTGTTTGCGCATCGCGCCTAGTGTTGCTTTGGTAGGTTGATGCCCGATGTCATGTCCCCGGTCCCACCTGCCACCTCTCCCTCAAAGGGGAAGGTGTTTTTATCGCGTTTGGTGAGCACGGTTTTTTTGTGGGCAACCTTGACCGTGGCCTTGTGGCTGGATTTGGACTGGTTGTTACTGGGGATGATGGCGGTGGTGGGGGTGCTGGGCACGTGGGAATATGTGCGGTTGCAGCGTGAGGATGAGGGTGCTGGTGCTTATTCCAAACTGGTGGTGATTCTTTCGGCGGGTTACTGGGCAGCGT carries:
- a CDS encoding polysaccharide deacetylase family protein; the protein is MSRPPMMPQRPMVQQQPQPQGPGYQRGLRNPDYLQIPKVPPPGARVSYNGVNITAPFVAMTFDDGPHPVHTPRLLNMLRERNIKATFYVIGRSAQAHPNIIRRILAEGHEIGNHTWDHPSLSSISELKAREQLTKSARAITAMTGYHMRTMRPPYGATNQYIKEWIHRDYGYPTIMWTVDPMDWKRPGASVVTSRILAGARPGAIILAHDIHQATIDAMPNTFDGLLSRGYKFVTVSQLLNMEMRPVASAPAPMEGPVAPTSMPSIPGPLSPTQGMGPGSPPSLMLPPGT
- the mtnP gene encoding S-methyl-5'-thioadenosine phosphorylase: MSETATMELEPAIGIIGGSGLYDLDGFSDREELEVETPFGMPSDKIVSGMFAGRRGFFLPRHGKGHRILPTELNHRANIYALRSLGGRVVIAGTAVGSLKEHYHPRDIILPDQYFDRTSRREHHTFFGKGMVAHVTFADPVSEGLRRLLLEESEKSGATVHDGGTYVCMDGPAFSTRAESNANRQLGFDVIGMTNLPEAKLAREAEMALATLAMVTDYDCWKVEEEPVTIEVVISHLMANALRAKEILARVIPRIPTVADWPEHRALENAIITDKSLWPKETVESLRAIVGRFLTTAERSETAS
- the alaS gene encoding alanine--tRNA ligase, which encodes MSANVPAPTSAQIRQSFLEFFKEKQHTIVPSDNVGYTSRDGARIFTNAGMNQFVPIFLGERHADVDTWPGVLSKGLPTRAADTQKCIRAGGKHNDLEDVGLDTYHHTFFEMLGNWSFGDYFKKEAIDWAWELVIERWKFPATRVYATIYQPDKAKGDPAERDEEAWGYWAEKFRSVGLDPEIHIVNGNKKDNFWMMADTGPCGPCTEIHVDLTPGPIELDVDRQKAGALLVNGSDASCIEIWNNVFIEFNANADGTFSKLPAQHVDTGMGFERVTSIIQGTKNFTDFENAKISNYDTDVFKPIFDELSRMSGKTYQSTLPKAGSTGETEQEKIDVAFRVIADHIRTLSFAIADGIQPGSSDRNYTLRRILRRAVKYGRTLGFTEPFFYKLVDVLVKHMGEVFPEIRVKQEQVKAVLKMEEESFNRTLDKGMVLFEEEVYPRALFQAFTEIGMQMTRPGKNTMMSKEDWDMFAISKKQGPIEKWTGEDFRNGAWRKYEVSPSVSGEDAFKMYDTYGFPLDLTELLARERGLKVDTKGFEGFMTKQREMAKAAIKKNVVSLSEIETKEPTKFVGYDLMETSAKVLEVVSVNDKTAVVLDASTAYAEMGGQVGDSGEIIVGANTFPVTATSKVGNTWLHFLSGEDVPVVGTEVTFKVDAARRHAIERHHTVTHLLHWALHEVVNKEATQKGSSVTPDKLTFDFNNAALTAGQLADIERLVNERIVANDVVSWSEVPYAEVKSNTGIMQLFGEKYGDKVRVVQIGGAAHALNGYSMELCGGTHTRATGEIGLFRLMGEGAVAAGVRRIEAVAGLPADEAARAGADLLKLLAGKVTAQGSADLEKKIVALLEHQKALEKGLKAAQQREASGRAKELLSGAINGEAIIANLGDVDGDYVMAVAEALKSLFTGAVVLGAAQGGNVVLMATVSKELQGKVQAGKIIQSIAPIVGGKGGGKPDFARGGGKEVAKLDEALVEARRFVGV
- a CDS encoding anti-sigma factor, with translation MTEEQQTLAALHALGALLPEEAQAFEQAMAANAELRREFDELAQTAADFGRLVTPVAPPDSIKSRIFEEITKPTNTDEPDNEGGSDDPPFTSAAWSILSWGLAAAFAVTTSWLWSERDRLQKDVNNIATNEAKAREQLEGITNELAKWKQKTALAKMEIATLQSTVTEFQEGVAVVVWNAEKQEGILKLEKMPPVQANKDYQLWVVDPKKKDPVDAGVVRLDANGFAKIEFKPIDIISEATKFALSIEREGGVPKGEGPIVLIGP
- a CDS encoding dynamin family protein, producing the protein MIGKDYFDVRSRLMAVLEDLGSLAKEVGAETRQMSVMDNLSHSLRDPFVFVVTGEVNVGKSTFLNALFGEEFCRTGVMPTTDKIHFFKHGTKLKRVPISDTLEEVHVPADFLKDFHVVDTPGTNSIESEHQEITERFMPSADMVIFVFSAMNPWGASAWQFLEKVHRTWMRNVVFVLQQCDLRAPEELEAIQSYMKQLCKQRFGREFVLFPVSGKKAFLARSSGLDRERLLAESGFTALEEHISKSIGSAGSRVGKLGMAMKIAQDILVSLKKLVGGRDEEQEERKRILKGLEHSLSSVQARTQAKFGPTLEGTVSDFSQASAGLVNRLREGHVPGNALAYFFSKKTWSTDGMEQKLIEEALSTGTKRWEHAALILEDDVEHSSMQFGTAVRDRLKVELPETGLKPEPAFWDAHKRRFKERLEELHREIARGLKLESLLQPGWQESSRLAFFAVLAAVLLVMGGGALGGLAPRLANESLDADGWKMVGAALALVGAVVGWVLWKKSGAKLLKLTTAVDEKLALAKKELREKLEVHLGDELRVVYAHFDGVLQPARSKLNEQESRHNGLQQQVKDMSAKLEKLNKDHKALSAPRKD
- a CDS encoding RNA polymerase sigma factor is translated as MASDLIPVLESDESLLHKAGKGDAKAFGKLYDRMSPPLFGLLRQILGDEKDAEDTLQDGFVYLWQKASSYDSNKSKAFTWAVMIFRNKAIDKLRARGRRAKASEAVALEQAIVTPTPASPINHEIGLHERASLLRNALHLLPEQQRRLIEFAFLSGETHETIAQKLDMPLGTVKTNIRRGMLRLRDLMKGGEDD